From Triticum aestivum cultivar Chinese Spring chromosome 7B, IWGSC CS RefSeq v2.1, whole genome shotgun sequence:
caaggccctgtttggatcagtGTTTCCGTTTCAAATACCTCCGAAAAAAATACATGCCTCGGTCGGTCGTTTTGTTTCCGGGTGGAAATTGCTCATCAGCCGGTAAGTTACACCTGTAAACGAAACACCTCCATATTATTTTACACCTAATCCAAGCGCGGCCCAAGGGGTAATTTGTTTAACGCGGTGCAAGGTTACATAACCAAGTAACATAAGCTCCTTAAAACCAGTAGTCATGTTGCAGACTTACATGCAAGTTTAACTTTTGTTCAGAAAATTTGTGTCAAGACTTGCTCAATCACTGAAAGTATCTATTTCACAGAAGAATTTATTGATGCAATTTCATGCGCAGTTCGACTATATCcataaaaataaaggaaaatacACAAAGAAAGTATGTACATAAAGAATATATCTTGTTTAATCTCTGAAGTTTGACACACTACTTAATTCAACCAACAAACAAGCAAACTCAATCCATGACTATCTCCTTTTACACTACAAAGAAGTTTTCTATGGCTGTTTTGTATTGGGAAGTGGGTACTGGCAGTACTCATATAACCAAGTTACTCttcaaaatactccctccgttcggaattacttgtctcggaaatggatgtatctagaactaaaatacatctagatacatccatttctacgacaagtaattccgaacggagggagtaccatataAAAGCTCATGAAAATAAGAACATTAATGTTTTTTTTCTACCAAGCATAGTGACAAATGCATAGTAATTCATGGTTTGACAGGGCCAGTACCAAGTGCATAACTCAGAAAGGTTAGAGACTAGACCACAGGAGATGGATTTGCCTTGAAAAGAAAAACAACAGATTCTAAATAGAACGCGTAAGAAGCAGTGTGAATTCATTGCTGATTAGCAAATCCTCATAGCTGAGATAAGCAAGACGCACCGTCAAATTGACTTCTCCACTACACATCATATTAGATGTTTTCAGATGAATAGGACAGCAAAGAAACTATCTAGTGACATGGCAGGGTGCTTTTGAGCTTTTCTCAATATCTCAACTTGCTACCTCACACTTGAGGTTCCAAAAGGCGGAACGGCTAAGGGGGAGCGCCAATGAATGGCAGAAAACCTCATGCTTTGGAATCTAACAGAAGACAGGCCCCCTTTCTCTTTTGCTAAAGGGTGCAACTGCTCATAAAGAGAGATGCAGCATCTTCCCTCTGTCTCCTTTATACCGTAATGGCTTCTAGTTCTCTCTAGTTTCTACCTTTAGGTTTAGTCCAATCCAGGCAAAGACAATTTCATCATCCAGGGCCAATCAATCGTGTGATATATATGAGAGTTCTCTTGATCCAAGTAATGCACCTCCGGATTTGCATCGGCGGCTATTCAAATCAGCTGGCATCTGAGTCCAAATGTAAAAAGTGAACACACAGATCATCCCAACAAAAAATGGGAAAGTAGTTGTAAAAGATTTAAGTCTTCTACCTGCAAACATGCAAATTTCTTTCACCAGATAGATTTGATATCAAGCTCAAGCAGATTTAGCTGAGCAACACTAGAGCTAACTCGCAGGCATGCCGAGGTGCAATAAATGTTTATCTGAAAACGACTCTGCATCGGAAGACCGGCATTGGCACAGGATAGTGAAGCAGCAACATCCAAAGCTAACCACAAACCAGGCACACTATAATCCTCGCCCCCAAGAATGACGCCAAGTGTCACCCCACTGACACCCTACTATTAGTATACTCTGGACCGGACGTCCTACATTCCTGACATTCCTCCATACTCACATAGGCAGTGCATGAACACACACGAAAGAGCCATGAGAGGTAGAGGAGCAGAAGAAGACATATACACAGAATATGTAGGGAAACAGTAGCTACTACCTTCACGAATACCCCTTGCATGGTCTTTGTGGTGCAAGTCACAAGGCCACCTTGTTCATGAATTGTGTTTCCAACGGCACCGTTTATGAGGAGGCGGTTGGACGAGAAGGGAGCTGGGCCAGGCTGTGCGACGGATGTTGCGCGGTGCCAAGCGTGGTGTACTGCCGCGCCGACTCCGCGTACCTCTGCGCATCTTGTGATGCGCAGATCCACGCCGCAAACCGTGTGGCTTCACGCCATGAGCGTGTGCTTCTCTCCGAGGCGTACAAGCATGCACCAGTGGTGCTGGAATGTCATGCAGATGCTGCAGCGTTGTGCGCCGCCTATGAAGCACAGGTACACTACACAAACCTGCTTGCCGCGATGCACCAGCGCGTGCCCGTGGTATCACACCCGGCTGCAGCCATTCCAGGTGCTTCTTTATTTGCTGAGGCAGCAGCCACCCCTCCTGTCCTTGGCCGCAAGGAAGAGGATGCCTCTTGGCTGCTGCTCAGCAAAGATTCTGATAACCATAATCACAGTGgtaacaacagcagcagcagcagcactagCAGATACTTTGGTGAAGTGGATCAGTACTTTGACCTTGTCGGGTACAATTCTTACTACGATAGCCGCATGAGCAACCAAGAGCAGTATGTGATGCAAGAACAACAACATCTGCAGCAGATGCAAAAGGAGTACGCGGAGCAGCAGATGCAAAAGGAGTACGTGGAGAAGGAAGGGAGCGAGTGCATAGTACCTTCACAGTCTGCAATTGTGAGTAGGCCACATCAGAGTGGTTATGCACCACTTGTAGGGGCAGAGCAGGCTGCCTCCGTGACTGCTGGGGTTAGTGCTTACACAGATTCCGTCAACAACAGCGTGAGTTCTTCTATTACTTTATGGCATTACAACTTACATGGCATGCTATAATTTCCTTAAACTAGAGTGCATGCATACTTCAGGTGGAAGACCATATGAAATAAAATGATAAGATCAGCCAGAGTACATTTTTTTTGGTGCAAGTGAAAGTGTGAAACATCGGTATTTAGTATTTCCTCACTTTTTTGGTTCTTTCTTCAACTTTTTCTACTTCTAGTTAGAGAACTTCAGCTGATTATTTCCAAAATGGAACTGCTGACATAGCCACTCCAAAGAGAAGTACACGACCCATGTCTAGGCAGATTAATGGATCAGTTCCTGTACTTTTAGACACAGAACAACCATGTCAGCTCTCAATCCATATGTAAACTCCGAAATTCTCTACCAACTAAAGAAGTATACAATTCATCTCtaggaaagtaaactaattaaaatggAATTACTGTCATAGAAACTCTAAAGAAAGTTTAGGCAAAGTAATTGATTAGTCCGTGTACTTCTAGACATAGAATATTCAAGTTTTCTCAGTAACTAGAAGGTCACTCCATACACAAACTCTCAGATTATCTGCCAAGTAGAAGCTACGCTCTCTGTTTACCATTCTCTCTATACATACGGATCACTACATGAAAGAATATGAGATATCATTAGATATTTCATAATTAATAAGTCTAGTGTAGGTTTTATCCCTAAGCAGAGTTTACATAGTTCTATAGTCTAAACAGGGAAAAGGTTATACTACAAAGTTATGTACGTTCAACTAAATTAAACTCATTTACGTATCCATGAAGGATCTCAGCTGCAATATCAATATGATTGCACATTTTAAGTGACCATTTTCCGATTCCATCTCAGATATCTTTCTCCATGGAAGCGGGTATAGTACCGGACAATACGGTCCAGTCCAGCATCCTGAGACCTGCTGGAGCGATCGGTCTCTTCTCAAGTCCTTCACTTCAGACGCCACTGCACCTCAGCTCCAAGGAGAGAGAGGCCAGGGTCCTCAGgtacaaggagaagaagaagagcagaAAGTTTGAGAAGACCACACGTTATGCAACAAGGAAGGCGTATGCCGAAGCACGGCCAAGGATCAAGGGCCGCTTCGCCAAACGATCAGATGCGGAAATGGAAGTGGACCAGACGTTCTCAACTGCAGCCCTATCTGACAGTAGCTACAGTACTGTCCATTGGTTCTGATGAGGCATCGTATTAGCATGTAGACTTACCAGAGTGATAAGGTACAGTATGAGTATTTCAAGCAAATCAATGCTCTGAATAATGGTTGGATATGTACAACTTAATCATAAGGCACCTTAGCACCTACGTTTTGATTTATAGTTTCAGATAGCACGTATGTGATGTTAGATACTTGCTCAGTCGCTTCAGTTACAAGTGAACAAAGAGCAGTATTAACTATCAAAATATGTAATGTAGCGTGCACATAGATAACTATGGGGCGCGTTGgatttttctctctttctttttgaCGAAAAGCAGCTAGCAGCTGATTTCATTGATGAAGGGAGGGTAATGTTACAAAGCAAATTTACAGCAAGAAAAAAGGATAATGCTGAAAAGGGTGCGGGGACCCGAAGACACAGCCGGACACCAAAGAACAAGAAGCCTAGCTAATCATGGTGGCTTGAATAGGTCTTCCAGCTAAAGATTGAACGGAACTGTAATTCACTCAACTCAAGGCTTGTTTTTGCTAATCCCCATCAACCAAACAAGGTTCTCACCTTGTTTCTGCTAACTAGCTTAGATTTAATGGAAGCAATGCTTGTTTCCTTATCAGATGACATATGAAAGATCATGGTTGAGTGTGTCCAGGTATTTAATTGCTTAATAACTATGATCATCCAACCTGATTGGAGTTTCACCGTAGGGGAAGTGATGACATCCTCACCACTTCTGCTCATCTGCTGGTGTGTTTGTAGTCCACAAATTCCtcctaataaaataaataaacaactaGAGTATAAGAGTTTTAGGAGGGGGAGAACTGTCCGATAGAGATACAACATTTTTCTTGCATCCCCAACGCGCACAAAGGCCTACTTGATATTTCCAGAATGAAATGCACAATGCAAATTATAAACCAAAAGGCGCTCTCTCATTCTCAGATAGTTCTACGGTCCCCAAACCGAGCTCAAGGAAGGGGAGAGAAAACTAGAGTTTGGTTCCAACGCATTGGGCAAAGCCAACTCATCCAGGATTCTCTTGGGCAAACCAACAAGTTGGTTTCACTCGTTCCCCGTGCAATCTGTTTTTCTAGTGAACTGTAACAAGTCCAACAGATGCATCCTTCAAAGAACAGTACTGCAATTGTGGCCACATTAGCCATGAAAATTCTGATAAAGGCGGTAGGGGGTAAACCTTCATCGATATTGTACAGATGACTCTGAATCTCCGTACATCATCCTGTTCCTTTCCACCTTCAAAATCTACAAAAAGAGGAGAGGAGCATTGGTTGGTAGTAAGCAACAGGCAACGCTCTGTGAATGGAAGCAAAAAATAGGGCCCCCGACTTACCAAGGCATGAGGCGGTAGAAACCTAGAAACGAAGGAGGTAAGCTGTATGGAACTTCGTCCGTCGTTTCATGGAACCAGCGGAACTAAGATGAACACGCAATCAGTGCAATGTAAGGCGCGCGCCGGCGGTGCGTACCTCCTAACTTCCTCGGCACGGACGTACGGGGCGAGGGGGAGCGAACTGGCGGGAGACGTGCGGCGGCGGTCGCAACCCAAGTTGCCGCCGCGGCCTATGCCTGTCCATTCTGTTCTTCCAGAAGCGGTGGGATtgggccgcacgccgccgccgcggcgacgTTTCGGTTTCGAAGTGGGGCCCCTGTGAGGGAAAACGGGAGGCACGCCACGGCGGTCGCTAATCGTCTACCTGGGCCGACCAAAGATATTTTTTCccatttcttttccttttattcttttctatctattttatttaaaataactagtataaactagataataccccgcgcgttgctgtggAAATCGGTTGCAATATATTGCAATTAGATTTTTTTGACAAACTAAATTAGAATTGATTGGGTGTAATATAATATTTAGATTAATAACACGTGAACCAAATTTAAAATAGATACGGCTtattatatttgattatgtatAATTGTAAAATACTTATTTAACATAAGTAGAATAATAGAATGAAAAATGTTtcccatgcatggttgcatgtggtGGTGGGTTTTTCCCCATGCATGATTGAATGTTGAGGTGGGCCTTATCCCATATATAATTATATGgtgatgtgcttgcatgttgaaatAAGTAAGATAGTGGGGATCGGAAATCCAATTCGGCTCTTGGGAGCATATGCTCCTTTTTCAAatgtcaaaaaaaattgaaaaaaattagaAGTAATCATTGTCACACCAAAACGCTACCTGCAAATTTTTAGGAGGAAAGCTTAAGtattttgatctgacaaatgttgcCTCCTAATGTTACACTTATTTTTGTTTTTTCACTGATGAATCATCGTCATCCCGTTTTGCATGAAAATTGGCAAGCACACTTGTTACACAAACAAGAACATCTACAGAAAATTCagaatttttaaattttatttactatttattttgaatttactgttcattaggGAGCATATGCACCCAAAGAGCCAAAATGGTCCTCCCGGTGAGGTGAACTTCTTAGGTATATGAGATATGTGCGTGCAACACACATTGATAATAGACAAATATTAATTGCATGTACATATTAGTATGTAGGATATTATTGAAGAATTAGTATGTGATTAGCATTGACGGTAATATTTGATATGTAATTAATTGCACATTAAATATGTTGAGCACTCACCACTGAACTGAAGCAATTTAGGTCGGTGGGTTGTCCTGGTTTAATGATCGAGGTCAGTTAGATCTGCCTCTTTTTTTTTGGTTGACTTAGTTTGATGGTAGAGTGAATATTTTGCACCCTAGTCTTTATGTTGAGCGGTTTTCTTAAAGGCTTGGTGGATTTAGGGAATCTATTGGAGATACTCTAAGTACTGCAACCCACATTCCAATTGCAGTGGGAAATCTATCTATCATTAGTTATTACATTTTCCAGCCCGGAGATGATACAAGTACAACACATACAATTGGCTTCATTACAAATTCAATATGCGCGGACAAGACAAGTACAACACATATTAAGGTAAGCCAAAACCTTTTTCTTCATGAATAGTATAAAACAAACTTTTTTTCTGACATATATGTGGTGTGCTGCGTCGCTGATAAAGGTAATTAAGGTTTATACATGTTCTTAATTACAAATAGTTATTTGCACCTCCATATGTGGTGTAGTGAACCCTTATTTTCCTCACGAATATAAAACCACTTCTTTTTTTTAACCACGTGACACATGTGGCAAGCAATCTAAACAATTAAAAAAACACttcttttctactccctctgtacctAAATATATGACGTTCTAGTAGGCTAGTTAGCCTACCAAACGTCGTATATTTAGGTtggagggagtaacatatgtgGTGTGCAAGGTGTGCTAGTAAGGCAGTTAAGGTTCATACAGTTTCTTAATTACAAATAACGTTTCATGTAGTCCTCCATCCTGGTGCAGCGAACCTCCGGGTAGAGTAGAGAAGCTTCCTCTCCATCCTCCTCTATATCAAAGTCTGTTGAGCAACCCTCATAAAAAATGTGGTGGAAGTGCCCCACCGCCATCTGATTTGTAATGTCCGTACCTTCATACAAGTAGAATAGTGTCAACTGTGAATTTGCTTGTCAATTGAGTAAACTTGTGTTTCAAGTATCCTAATAATTTCTATTTAACAATATAAAATATTTACCATCCTTGATTACAAATCTTAGATAGTAAAAAGTTAAACAATTGTTGAATGTGTAAAGCATAATGTAAAAACAAAAATCTTATGTAGAAGGGAGACATACTTAACGTATTTATTTAATTTGTGTTTGTTTATATGAGACCACCTACATGAGTTTGTAGATCAGTT
This genomic window contains:
- the LOC123159913 gene encoding zinc finger protein HD1 isoform X2 encodes the protein MNCVSNGTVYEEAVGREGSWARLCDGCCAVPSVVYCRADSAYLCASCDAQIHAANRVASRHERVLLSEAYKHAPVVLECHADAAALCAAYEAQVHYTNLLAAMHQRVPVVSHPAAAIPGASLFAEAAATPPVLGRKEEDASWLLLSKDSDNHNHSGNNSSSSSTSRYFGEVDQYFDLVGYNSYYDSRMSNQEQYVMQEQQHLQQMQKEYAEQQMQKEYVEKEGSECIVPSQSAIVSRPHQSGYAPLVGAEQAASVTAGISFSMEAGIVPDNTVQSSILRPAGAIGLFSSPSLQTPLHLSSKEREARVLRYKEKKKSRKFEKTTRYATRKAYAEARPRIKGRFAKRSDAEMEVDQTFSTAALSDSSYSTVHWF
- the LOC123159913 gene encoding zinc finger protein HD1 isoform X1, whose protein sequence is MNCVSNGTVYEEAVGREGSWARLCDGCCAVPSVVYCRADSAYLCASCDAQIHAANRVASRHERVLLSEAYKHAPVVLECHADAAALCAAYEAQVHYTNLLAAMHQRVPVVSHPAAAIPGASLFAEAAATPPVLGRKEEDASWLLLSKDSDNHNHSGNNSSSSSTSRYFGEVDQYFDLVGYNSYYDSRMSNQEQYVMQEQQHLQQMQKEYAEQQMQKEYVEKEGSECIVPSQSAIVSRPHQSGYAPLVGAEQAASVTAGVSAYTDSVNNSISFSMEAGIVPDNTVQSSILRPAGAIGLFSSPSLQTPLHLSSKEREARVLRYKEKKKSRKFEKTTRYATRKAYAEARPRIKGRFAKRSDAEMEVDQTFSTAALSDSSYSTVHWF